The sequence below is a genomic window from Deltaproteobacteria bacterium.
GTGTACTTATTCAGGAGCGTAGAAAACCCATCAGCGATTTGCGGATCAGCATTCACAAGGCGATAGTTCTGCAGGAATGCCAGAATCTCATTTTTCTCCCTATCACTGATCGGAGGAGCAATTAATTCTTTGCGGGTGACATGAGAGTAGTAGATCGTCGCCGTGGTGTCGCGGAAGAAACTCATGGCCTCTTACTGTCTGCGAACATACAGGATGAACACAGTGGTATCGACCAAATACCGTGTGTCCATGGTCACTCAGCCTCATCCACCTCAGCCAGGAATTCTTCGGGAG
It includes:
- a CDS encoding type II toxin-antitoxin system VapC family toxin, with the translated sequence MSFFRDTTATIYYSHVTRKELIAPPISDREKNEILAFLQNYRLVNADPQIADGFSTLLNKYTYLKDHLADALIAATAWKKGLELVTTNPRHFAPIEEIKMSRFPEDF